Proteins co-encoded in one Anguilla anguilla isolate fAngAng1 chromosome 16, fAngAng1.pri, whole genome shotgun sequence genomic window:
- the htatip2 gene encoding oxidoreductase HTATIP2, translating into MKLLDCSCGTVVGLFTVLVVLIAVIFYHLENSESVTYPRMAHDMKTLEENFRQKNKSCFILGASGETGKELLKEIVNRKIFSRITLIGRRQLTFEDKAYESLVQEVVDFEKLDDYAAAFQGHDVGYCCLGTTKAKAGTEGFVRVDHDYVLKSAQLAKAGGCGHFHLESSKGADKTSGFLYLRVKGEVEADVGELGFERYSIYRPAVLMVDRQESRPTEWLARKFLAPLSAAFPTAMSIPIASVVRAMAVNTLLEGEAKAEILENKAIYNLGKVAEK; encoded by the exons ATGAAACTTCTCGATTGCAGCTGCGGTACAGTTGTAGGCCTGTTTACCGTTCTAGTTGTTTTAATTGCAGTCATTTTTTATCACTTGGAAAATTCAGAGTCAGTAACGTATCCCAG AATGGCGCATGATATGAAGACGCTGGAGGAGAAtttcaggcaaaaaaataaaagctgttttaTTCTGGGCGCTTCCGGGGAGACGGGTAAGGAACTGCTGAAAGAGATTGTAAACAGAAAGATCTTCTCGAGGATCACCCTGATTGGGAGACGACAGCTAACCTTTGAAGACAAAGCGTACGAAAGTCTG GTTCAGGAGGTGGTTGATTTTGAGAAGCTAGATGACTACGCCGCTGCTTTTCAAGGCCACGATGTGGGATACTGCTGTCTGGGGACAACGAAAGCCAAAGCAGGAACT GAAGGCTTCGTCCGCGTGGACCACGACTACGTTCTGAAGTCGGCGCAGCTGGCCAAAGCCGGGGGCTGCGGCCACTTCCACCTGGAGTCCTCCAAAGGGGCGGACAAGACCAGCGGCTTCCTCTACCTCAGGGTGAAG ggagAAGTAGAGGCGGATGTCGGGGAGCTGGGGTTCGAAAGATATTCGATATACAGGCCTGC GGTCCTGATGGTGGACCGGCAGGAGTCCAGGCCGACCGAGTGGCTGGCCCGGAAGTTCCTGGCGCCCCTGTCCGCCGCCTTCCCCACCGCCATGTCCATCCCCATCGCGTCGGTGGTGCGAGCCATGGCGGTCAACACGCTGCTGGAGGGCGAGGCGAAGGCGGAGATCCTGGAGAACAAGGCCATTTACAACCTGGGGAAGGTCGCGGAGAAATAG